The DNA window CTGGGCGGGGCCTTCCGCTCCAGCGATCCCCCGGGCCGTCCCGGGCGCTGAGCCGAATCAGGCCTTGGAAACGGATTCCGCCTCCGCGTGGCGGTCCGGCTCAAGGCAGCCCGAAAACTCCGCGAGCGTGCGGTTGGCCTGGCTCTCCTGGGCCGCGCGGCGCAGGGCGTCGAAGGTTTCGTCCACGAAACGGAAGCGCCCGCCGGTGAGGTCGAAGCGGTCCTGGAAGGGCACGCGGCCGGACATGGCGTCCAGCACCTCGAACACGCGGATGCGTTCGGGATTGCGGGCCAGAGCCACGTCGGCCCGGCTGTTCTCCCCGCCGAGGACCACGAGCCCGGACGAGGACAGGCGCGAGCAGAGATCACCCATCAGCTCCACCGGCACGGCCAGACGCCGGGCCAGATCAAGCATGGAGGCCGGGGCCTCGCCGTCGAGGAACCGCCGGGTGGCCACGAGCATGAGCAGCAGGGCCACCTTCTGGCGCTCCTCCAGGCTGGCCCGCCCCAGGAACCGCCGCGTGGTGAAGCTGTTCAGGTTCTGCTGGGCGTGGGCCATCTCCGCCCCCAGCAGCACGATGACCCAGCTGATGTAGAGCCAGACCAGGAGCAGCGGAAGCTGGGCGAAGCTGCCGTAGATGGCGTTGTACTTGGTCACGCCGATCTGCCAGTTGATGTAGGCCCACTGGGCGGACTGCCAGAGCACTCCGGCGACGAAGCCGCCCACGGCCGCGGCCGAGAGCCGCACCGGGGTGTTGGGGATGAAGGCGTAGGCGAAGGTGAAGGCCATCGAGATGAGCAGCACGGGCACGATCTGGAGGGCGAGGCCTTCCAGGCCGCCGATGACCGAGACCGAGAGCAGTTCCCGGACGATGTCGCTCTTGCGCAGGCTGACGGTCAGGCTGGCCGAGACCAGGATGATGAGCGGGCAGACGAGGATCACGGAGAAGAAGTCCGTGAACTTGCGCCAGGCCGTGCGCCCGCGACGCACCTCCCAGATGGTGTTGAAGGCCTTCTCCACGGTGCCGACCATGGAGAAGACCGTGGCCAGGAGCGTGGCCACGCCGAGCCAGCCCAGGGTGCGCACGTTGGTGTTGGCGATGTAGCTCAGGATCTTCTCCACCACCTCGGCGCGGTCACCGGTGATCCGCAGGAGCATGCCCCGGACGAACTCCGTGTTCTGGATGCCGAAGCCCTTGGAAATGGCGAAGGCCACGGCCAGGAACGGCACGATGGAGAGGATGGTGGTGAAGGTCAGGGCCGAGGCCCGGATCAGGCACTGGTTCTCGAAGAACCCGCTGGCCACGAGATAGCTCCAGCGCGACACGGCGTTGAGCGCGCGGCGGAACCAGCCGCCGCCCCCGCCGTCCCCGGCCCAGATATCCTGATTGAAATGCCGCTTCAGGTTGGCCTGGACCTTGTCCAGCCCCTTCCCGGTCGAGTCTTCGGTCATGCTCCGCTCCTTGCGCCTGTTCTACACCGGCCGCGCGACGGAAGGCAACCGCGTCTCAGAAAAGGTCCTTGAGCAGCTTGAGCGACTTGGCGGGAATGCCGAGGATGTCCTGCACCGTGTTGTTCAGGAGCTTCACCGGAGGCAGGGCGAAGCTGGGGTCGTAGAGATCGCCGTAGACCCGGATGGGCACGTTGGGCGTGGCCACCAGGGTGGCGTTGATGATCATCTCGATGGTCTCCTCGGCCAGACTGAAATGCCCCTTGCCCGTTGCCGAGACCAGCGAGCCCCGCATGGCGAAGTCGTCGGTGGAGAAGACGCCCCGCTGCACCGCGAAGGAGGCTCCCAGACTGCTGAAGGTCGTGCGCGCGGCGGTGTCCGTGCCCGTTCCCAGCCCGAAGAGGCGATATGAGCCCTCGCCCATGCCGAGCTTCACGGTCCCCGCCAGATTGCGCAGCAGGTCCGTGTCCGTGGCGCCGAAGGAGGTCAGGTTCAGGGCCAGGTTCGCGGGCCCGCGCAGATATTCCTTGCGCAGGGCGTCCTGGAGGAAGGCCCCGCACTGGAACTCCCGGGCGTCCAGGACGAGCGAGGCCGCCAGGGACTTGGGATCGGCCTTGAGGGTCAGACCGCCGTCCAGGCGACCGCCGTAGAATCCCCCGCTCAGCGGCTTGAGCCGCACGTCGCCGTTGGCCGCCTTGAGGCCCAGCTTCACGTTGGTCAGGGTGATGTCATAGGCCTTGAAGCTCTTGAACCCGGCATCGCCCTCGGCGTTCAGCGACCGCAGCGCGGCCAGGGGCAGGGGTTCGGGATGCGCCTTGGCCCTGCCGCCGGAGACGCCGCCCTTTCCTCCCCCCGGGCCGTCCTGCCTGCGGCGCGGCGACAGATACCGGTCCAGGTCCAGGGCTCCGGCCTGCACCGAGAAGGCGATGCGCGGGGACGTGAAGTCCGTCACCGACACCCGCCCGGTGAGCGGGGTGTCGTCCATGCTCAGCTTCATGTCGGAGCAGGTCACGCCATTGGCGGTGAACGAAAAGCCCGTGGTTCCGGTCAGCTCGTCCAGCACGCCGGGGTCGGCCGTGTTCGGCTGCGGCAGGCGGAACAGCTTGAGCACGCGGCGCATGTTGAACTGACGGAACTCGGCCGTGCCGGTGAAGGTGAAATTGTCGCTGAAGACCTTGGTCCCGGCCAGGTCCGCGGTCAGGCCGAGGCCCATGCCCTGGGCCTTCAACCCGCGCACGGCCAGGGTTTCGGCCGCGCTGTCCAGGTCCGTCTGGCCGGACAGGTCGGCGCGGACCTCCTCGCCTCGTCCGAACACGCTGGACAGGGCCAACCGCGTGGCCGCCCCGCTCAGCCGCACCCCGCCGGACTTGGGCAGGAGCACCAGCCCCTGCACGCGGCCCTCGGCGGTCTGGCGGGGAGAGGCGCGGGCCACCCGCAGGCTCAGGTCCGTGTTGGCGGAAAGGCCCTCTCCGGGGGCGGGCTGGGGCGTCGGGGCGAGGCGCAACGTCACGTCGGCGGCGCTGAAGTCGTATTTCTCCGCCGGCCCCTTGCCCGCCAGGGTCAGCGATCCGGCCTGGGTCGACAACCCGACCTCGGCCTTGAGCCCGGCCAGAATCTCCCGAACCGTGGGAGCCCTGGACAGGTCCGCCAGGGGCAGCTCCAGATTCGCCGTGACGGAACCCTTGCCGTTCAACCGCCAGGAACGGGGCTCGGTCAGGCAGGGCACGCGGGCCAGGTCGATGTCCGCGCCGCGCAGGCTCGCGGTGAGAAGCAGATCGGAGACGCCGGCGTTCTTGCGGGACTGGGCCGTAAGCGTGGCCGACACGGCGCCGCCGAGCATCTTGGCCGTCTTCAGCTCGGAGCGCAGCCGCCCGTCGCCGGTGGTCGATTCCAATTGGCAATCCGAGGCCTGGATGCCCGGGGCGCGGAACGCGCTCACGGCCAGGCGGCCCTGCACATGATGCTTCAACAACAGCACGACCGGCGCGCCGGCGGCCACCGCCGCCTCGCCCTTCGCCGCCGGGGCGGCCTTGCGATCACCCGCCTTCTCCTCCCAGAGCCCGCTGTAGCGTTCCAGGTCCACGACGTTGGCGCTCAGGTCATATTCGTAGCGGGGATGGGCGAAGCCCTTCTGGGTCAGGGAGCCGGTCACGCGGGTGTCGTCCAGGACCAGGACCATGTCCGTGAGCGCCACGGAGGACGCGTCGCCCGCGATCTCGGCGCTGAAGGAGGCGTTTTTCAACGTATCCCCGCGCCTCGGCTTCAGTTCCGGAAAGTTGCGCTCCAGAAACGCGCGGGGATTGAAGGGCTTCACTTCGAAGTGACCGGTCAGCTTGGGCGCGTCGTAGAGATGCGTGCCCGAGACGCTGCCCGCCAGTTGCAGACCCAGGGTCTTCATGCGGAAATCGTGCAGCGCGAGCGCGCCCTGGCGGTAGTCGAAGTCCAGGTCGGCCAGCAGGACCGCCCGCGAGCCCTTGGGCAGCGGCCCTCCGGCCACGTCCAACTGGAGGACGGCCCCTTGGAACAGGCTGCCGTCCTCGGACTCGAAGTCCGTATTCATCTTGCCGGACAACTGGGCGTGGGCGTCCAGCCCCATGCCCTCCCAGTCGAGGTCGGCCATCAGGCTGAAGGCCACGGGCTGTCCCAGGCTGAAGGCGCCGGTGCGCAGGCTCAGGCCGTTGAGCACCACGGCCTCGCCGCTCTCGCGGTCGTCGAAGCGCAACACGGCCCGGGAAACCGCCAGACCGCGCACAACGAAGGCGGGCAACGCGGCGACGACCGATTGCGCGTCGGTCACGGCCGGAGCCGCGGATTCAGCCGGAGCCGCGGGCGTTCCCCAGTCCTCCCAGTTGCCCCTGCCGCCGGGCAGGCGCACAAGGTTCACGGACAGCCCGTCCACGGCCACGGTGCTCAAGTCCAGCCGCCGTTCCCAGAGGGGCCGCAATCCCAGGCCGACCACCAGGCGGTCGGCGGTGACGAAGGGTTCCTCCCCGAAATCCTCGGGGCTGCCCAGGACGATGTGTTCCGCCTCCACGCCGAGCACCGGGAAGAGGGTCACACGCAGCTTGCCGTCCAGACGGACCGGACGGCCGGTGAGGGTCCGCAGCTCGGCGGCCAGGCGCTCGCGGAAAGCGGGAGAATCCAAATGATTCGACAAGAGGAAGAGCCCTCCCCCGGCCAGCACGCCGAGAAAGAGCAGAATCGCGATCAAAATGCGCAGCACGCGCAGGAACACGGTCATGAACTCGCTCCGGTGTTCCGCCGGACCTCCATGTCAGCAGGATCCCGAGGCCCCGTCCCTGGCCCCGGGAAAACCATAGATCGCGATGCCCGCCCTGTCGGCCTCGGCCAGGGCGGCCTCGCGGTCGAAAAACAGGCTCTTGCCCGCCTCCACGACAAGGCAGCTCGCGCCGCCCTGGGCCATGATCCGCAGGGTGTCCGGGCCGATGCTCGGCAGGTCCACGCGGTCCTCCTGGCCGGGCTTGAAGACCTTGGCCACCACGCAGCCGGGCCCGCCCAGGGAGCAGCCCCGGCGCACGGTCTCATCCGTGCCCTCCAAGGCCTCCACGGCGGTGACGATGCCCTCGCGCACCACCACGCACTGGCCGATGTCCAGACGGCCCAAGGCGCGGGCCACCTCGATGGCGAAGCGGGCGTCGGACATCTCCCGTTCGTCCGGGGCGCGGCGGCTCAGCACGCCCTCGGGAGTGAGCAGATCGGGAAGAAAGGCATGGGCCGGAACCACGGGCATTCCCTCGGATTCGAACTCCGAGGCCAGGGCGCGCAACAGCGCGTCGTCGCCCTTGTCCTTGCGCTTGAAGACGAGTCTCAGGGCGCGCATGTCCAGGTGCCGGACATCCATGGCCTTGGGCTTGTTGATGGTCCCGGCCATGATCACCCGACTGACGTGATTGTGCTTGAAATAGTCGATGAGCTTGCCGAGTTGGCCAAGCTTCATCTCGCGGAACTCGTCGGCCAGACCGGCCACATCCATGTTGGAATGCCCGGTGAACGCGACCGCCACCAGGCGATGCCCGGCGGCCTTGACTCCCCGGGCCACGAGCAGAGGGTATTGACGGCCGCCGGCAATGAGGCCGATGACTGCCGGGGTGTCGTTCATGGGCCCTCCGCGAGGGGTTATTCTCCGTTGCCGTTCTTGCTGGCCGAAGCCGGGGCGACGCCGTTCTTGCTGTCGCGGATGAAGCCCACCAGCCGGTCCACCTCGGGGAAACCGGACAGTTCCGCCTCCACGCGCGCCAGGGCCTCTTCCTTGCCCAGGCCGGAGCGGAAGATGATCCGGTAGGCCTTCTTCAGCGCCTGGCAGGCCTTGGCCGTGAAGCCGTGGCGCTTGAGGCCTATGAGGTTGGGGCCGAAGAGCTTGCCGCGCACGCCGTGGGCCAGCATGTAGGGCGGGATGTCCAGGTTGTAGCCGCTGGCCCCGCCGAGGAAGGCGAACTCGCCGATCTTGATCCACTGCTGCACGGCGGCCATGCCGCTGACCACCACGCAGTCCCCCACCTCCACGTGACCGGCCAGGTTCACGGAGTTGGCCAGGATGACCTTGTCGCCCACCACGCAATCGTGGGCGATGTGGGCGTAGGCCATGAGCAGGCAGTTGGATCCGAGCACGGTCTTGCCGTGCCCCTGGGCCGTGCCGCGATGGATGGTGACGCTCTCGCGGATGATGTTGTTGTCGCCGATCTCCACCAGGGTGTCTTCGCCCTTGAAGCCCAGGTGCTGGGGCTCGCCGCCGATACAGGCGTTGGAGTGGACGTGGTTGCCCGCGCCCATGCGCACGAAGCGCTTGATGTGCACGAAGGGCTCGATGCGGCAGTTCTCGCCGATGACCACGTCCGCGTCGATGACGACGTAGGGGCCGATGACCGTGCCCTTGCCCACCTTGGCGGACTTGTGAATGACCGCGGTGGGATGGATGTTCCTGGCCACTAAAAAATCTCCTTGTTGACCATGGCAGCGGAGAACTCTCCGGCTGCGGCCGTCTCTCCGTTCACCTTGGCCACGGCCGACATCTTCCAAAGGGTCATCTTTCGACGAAAGTCGCTCACATGCAGGAACAACTGGTCCCCGGGAACCACCGGACGGCGGAATTTCACCTTGTCGGCGCTGGCGAAAAGAAAAAGTTTTCCGTTCAGGTCCAGCTCAGGGTGGGAGAGCACGTAGAGCCCTCCGGCCTGGGCCAGGGCCTCCATGATGAGCACGCCGGGCATCACCGGCAGGCCGGGGAAATGCCCCTGAAAGAAGGGCTCGTTCACGGTCACGTTCTTGTAGGCTGTGATGCTCCGGGCCTCATAGTCCACCTCGGTGACCCGGTCCACCAGCAGGAACGGATAGCGGTGCGGCAGCATGCCGAGGATGCGCTGGATGTCGATGGCGACGGCGGCGTCAGCCATTCTGGCCTCCTTCCCGAGCCGCCTTGAGCGACTCGATCTCCTTCTCCAGCCGACGCACCCGGTGCAGCAACTCGGGCAGCTTGGGCAGGGCCAAGCCGGAACGAAGAAAACTGTTGTATTCCATGTGCGGCGAACCGCCCACAGCGGTCTTGGCCGGGACGTCCCGGCCCACGCCCACCTGGGCCGCCAGCATGGCGCCGTCGCCGATGCTCAGATTGTCGGCCACGCCCGCCTGGCCGCCCATGACCACCCCGGCGCCGACCGTGGTGCTGCCGGCGACGCCCACCTGGCTGACGAGCAGGCAGTGGGGGCCGATCTGCACGTTGTGGGCGATCTGCACCAGGTTGTCGATCTTGGTGCCCCGGCCGATGCGCGTGGCGTCGAGCGCCGCGCGGTCCACGGCGGCGTTCGCCCCGATCTCCACGTCGTCCTCGATCTCCACCCGGCCGATCTGTGGCACTTTCACGTGCCCGGCGGGCCCCTGAACATAACCGTAGCCGTCCGCGCCGATGGACGTGCCGGGATGAATGACGACCCGGTCGCCGAGCCGGACGCCGGCCATGAGCACCACGTTGGGATAAAGGATGCACCCCTCGCCCAGGCGGCAGTCCTCGCCCACGTAGCAGCCGGGAAAGACGGTCGATTCGGCGCCGATCTCGGCCCGAGGGCCGATGAAGGCGAAGGGATAGACCGTGGCGGATTCATGGACCACGGCCTCGGGATGAATGAAGGCCCGCGCGTGGCGGCCGCTCAGGGAACCCTGAGGCCGCGCGAAGAGCGAAACCACCCGCGCCCAGTCAAGCCGCACGTTGGGGCTGACCAGGGCGGACTCCACGCACGGGGCGTGCTTCTCGTCGAGAAGCACGGCCCCGGCGCGGGTTTTTTCAAGCTGATGCGCATACTTGGGACTGGCCAAAAAGGCGATCTCGTCGGGACCGGCCTTCTCCAGGGTGTTCACGCCCTGGATGGCCTTGTCCGGCCCTTGCGACCGGATGCCCAGCCGCGCGGCCAGTTCCGCCAGCAGAAACGACATGATGCTACTTGCCGCCCTTGGCCTTCCAGGTGGCGTTCAGCTCCTGGATGACGGCCGCGTCCATGTCGATGCTCGCCTCGGAATAGAGCACCATGAGGTCGTTCTTCTCCAGGACCAGGGTGAACTCATTTTTCTTGGCGTAGTTCTGGATCACCTCGTTGAGCATCTTCCAGACCGGGTCCAGGGCCTGGGCCTCGGCGGCCTTGATCTTCTGCTCGTAGCCGGCCTGGGTGTCCTGGAAGTCGCGGACGCGGCGCTTGAACTGAAGATCCTTCTCCTGCTTGGCTTCCATGGACAGGACCATGCCCTGCTTCTGGAGATCCTCGCGCATCTTCTCAATGTCCTTCTTCTGGCGCTCGAGATCGGCGCGCATGCTCTCGCCCTGCGCCTTGAGCTTGGCCAGGGCGGCGGCGCCCGGCTCGGACTTCTTGAGCACGGCGCCGCGGTCCACGACGCCGACCTTGAGCGCTCCGGCGAAGGCCGGAACCTGAAGCGCGAAGACGAGGAAAAGCATCGCCGCGAGAATCTTTTTCATCTGTTTTCTCCTTCAATGGATTGAAACCACAGGATCGGGACGGAATCCGCTCCCCGGCGAAAGCCGTCCCGTGGCAAACCCGAACGCCTCTACACCGAATCCGCGCGCAAGGCAAAGGGCGATTTCGGGCGGCTCCGCCTAGAACTGCTGCCCCATGCTGAACTCGAACTTGTGGTGCGAGCTTTCGTACAGGTCGTCGATGCCGTAGCCGTACTCGAACCGCAGCGGGCCGAAGGGCGAAATCCAGCGGATGCCGCCGCCGACGCTCTTGTACAGGCCGAGAGGCGGCATTTCGCCATGGACCAGGGAGGGGGTGCTCAGGTACTGGTCGCCTTCCTTCCAGGAACCGCCGGCGTCGAAGAAGGTCACGCCATAGATGCCCATGTCCTTATTCAGGGGATGGATGAGCTCCAGGTTCGTGAACAGGCTCTTGTTGCCGCCCATGCGCTCGCCGTTGGAGTCCTGGGGAGAAA is part of the Desulfovibrio aminophilus genome and encodes:
- a CDS encoding YihY/virulence factor BrkB family protein is translated as MTEDSTGKGLDKVQANLKRHFNQDIWAGDGGGGGWFRRALNAVSRWSYLVASGFFENQCLIRASALTFTTILSIVPFLAVAFAISKGFGIQNTEFVRGMLLRITGDRAEVVEKILSYIANTNVRTLGWLGVATLLATVFSMVGTVEKAFNTIWEVRRGRTAWRKFTDFFSVILVCPLIILVSASLTVSLRKSDIVRELLSVSVIGGLEGLALQIVPVLLISMAFTFAYAFIPNTPVRLSAAAVGGFVAGVLWQSAQWAYINWQIGVTKYNAIYGSFAQLPLLLVWLYISWVIVLLGAEMAHAQQNLNSFTTRRFLGRASLEERQKVALLLMLVATRRFLDGEAPASMLDLARRLAVPVELMGDLCSRLSSSGLVVLGGENSRADVALARNPERIRVFEVLDAMSGRVPFQDRFDLTGGRFRFVDETFDALRRAAQESQANRTLAEFSGCLEPDRHAEAESVSKA
- a CDS encoding AsmA family protein, with translation MTVFLRVLRILIAILLFLGVLAGGGLFLLSNHLDSPAFRERLAAELRTLTGRPVRLDGKLRVTLFPVLGVEAEHIVLGSPEDFGEEPFVTADRLVVGLGLRPLWERRLDLSTVAVDGLSVNLVRLPGGRGNWEDWGTPAAPAESAAPAVTDAQSVVAALPAFVVRGLAVSRAVLRFDDRESGEAVVLNGLSLRTGAFSLGQPVAFSLMADLDWEGMGLDAHAQLSGKMNTDFESEDGSLFQGAVLQLDVAGGPLPKGSRAVLLADLDFDYRQGALALHDFRMKTLGLQLAGSVSGTHLYDAPKLTGHFEVKPFNPRAFLERNFPELKPRRGDTLKNASFSAEIAGDASSVALTDMVLVLDDTRVTGSLTQKGFAHPRYEYDLSANVVDLERYSGLWEEKAGDRKAAPAAKGEAAVAAGAPVVLLLKHHVQGRLAVSAFRAPGIQASDCQLESTTGDGRLRSELKTAKMLGGAVSATLTAQSRKNAGVSDLLLTASLRGADIDLARVPCLTEPRSWRLNGKGSVTANLELPLADLSRAPTVREILAGLKAEVGLSTQAGSLTLAGKGPAEKYDFSAADVTLRLAPTPQPAPGEGLSANTDLSLRVARASPRQTAEGRVQGLVLLPKSGGVRLSGAATRLALSSVFGRGEEVRADLSGQTDLDSAAETLAVRGLKAQGMGLGLTADLAGTKVFSDNFTFTGTAEFRQFNMRRVLKLFRLPQPNTADPGVLDELTGTTGFSFTANGVTCSDMKLSMDDTPLTGRVSVTDFTSPRIAFSVQAGALDLDRYLSPRRRQDGPGGGKGGVSGGRAKAHPEPLPLAALRSLNAEGDAGFKSFKAYDITLTNVKLGLKAANGDVRLKPLSGGFYGGRLDGGLTLKADPKSLAASLVLDAREFQCGAFLQDALRKEYLRGPANLALNLTSFGATDTDLLRNLAGTVKLGMGEGSYRLFGLGTGTDTAARTTFSSLGASFAVQRGVFSTDDFAMRGSLVSATGKGHFSLAEETIEMIINATLVATPNVPIRVYGDLYDPSFALPPVKLLNNTVQDILGIPAKSLKLLKDLF
- a CDS encoding LpxI family protein, whose amino-acid sequence is MNDTPAVIGLIAGGRQYPLLVARGVKAAGHRLVAVAFTGHSNMDVAGLADEFREMKLGQLGKLIDYFKHNHVSRVIMAGTINKPKAMDVRHLDMRALRLVFKRKDKGDDALLRALASEFESEGMPVVPAHAFLPDLLTPEGVLSRRAPDEREMSDARFAIEVARALGRLDIGQCVVVREGIVTAVEALEGTDETVRRGCSLGGPGCVVAKVFKPGQEDRVDLPSIGPDTLRIMAQGGASCLVVEAGKSLFFDREAALAEADRAGIAIYGFPGARDGASGSC
- the lpxA gene encoding acyl-ACP--UDP-N-acetylglucosamine O-acyltransferase; amino-acid sequence: MARNIHPTAVIHKSAKVGKGTVIGPYVVIDADVVIGENCRIEPFVHIKRFVRMGAGNHVHSNACIGGEPQHLGFKGEDTLVEIGDNNIIRESVTIHRGTAQGHGKTVLGSNCLLMAYAHIAHDCVVGDKVILANSVNLAGHVEVGDCVVVSGMAAVQQWIKIGEFAFLGGASGYNLDIPPYMLAHGVRGKLFGPNLIGLKRHGFTAKACQALKKAYRIIFRSGLGKEEALARVEAELSGFPEVDRLVGFIRDSKNGVAPASASKNGNGE
- the fabZ gene encoding 3-hydroxyacyl-ACP dehydratase FabZ — its product is MADAAVAIDIQRILGMLPHRYPFLLVDRVTEVDYEARSITAYKNVTVNEPFFQGHFPGLPVMPGVLIMEALAQAGGLYVLSHPELDLNGKLFLFASADKVKFRRPVVPGDQLFLHVSDFRRKMTLWKMSAVAKVNGETAAAGEFSAAMVNKEIF
- the lpxD gene encoding UDP-3-O-(3-hydroxymyristoyl)glucosamine N-acyltransferase, whose product is MSFLLAELAARLGIRSQGPDKAIQGVNTLEKAGPDEIAFLASPKYAHQLEKTRAGAVLLDEKHAPCVESALVSPNVRLDWARVVSLFARPQGSLSGRHARAFIHPEAVVHESATVYPFAFIGPRAEIGAESTVFPGCYVGEDCRLGEGCILYPNVVLMAGVRLGDRVVIHPGTSIGADGYGYVQGPAGHVKVPQIGRVEIEDDVEIGANAAVDRAALDATRIGRGTKIDNLVQIAHNVQIGPHCLLVSQVGVAGSTTVGAGVVMGGQAGVADNLSIGDGAMLAAQVGVGRDVPAKTAVGGSPHMEYNSFLRSGLALPKLPELLHRVRRLEKEIESLKAAREGGQNG
- a CDS encoding OmpH family outer membrane protein, which encodes MKKILAAMLFLVFALQVPAFAGALKVGVVDRGAVLKKSEPGAAALAKLKAQGESMRADLERQKKDIEKMREDLQKQGMVLSMEAKQEKDLQFKRRVRDFQDTQAGYEQKIKAAEAQALDPVWKMLNEVIQNYAKKNEFTLVLEKNDLMVLYSEASIDMDAAVIQELNATWKAKGGK